From Vitis vinifera cultivar Pinot Noir 40024 chromosome 3, ASM3070453v1, the proteins below share one genomic window:
- the LOC100250304 gene encoding phenylcoumaran benzylic ether reductase Pyrc5, whose product MSEKSKILIIGGTGYIGKFIVAASARSGHPTFALVRESTVSNPSMSEIIESFKSSGVTLVYGDLHDHESLVKAIKQVDVVISTVGRAQFSDQVKIIAAIKEAGNVKRFFPSEFGNDVDRIHAVGPAKTAFGIKAQIRRAIEAEGIPYTYVSSNFFAGFFLPRLSQLEATAAFFVSRLSQPGATGPPRDKIIIPGDGNPKAVFNKEDDIGTYTIKAVDDPRTLNKNLYVRPPQNTYSYNEIVSLWEKKIGKTLEKIYVPEEQVLKNIQEASAPLNAILSIDHSVFIKGDQTNFEIEPSFGVEASELYPDVKYTTVDELLNQLV is encoded by the exons ATGTCCGAAAAGAGCAAGATTCTCATCATCGGCGGCACTGGATACATCGGAAAATTCATCGTCGCTGCCAGCGCTAGGTCCGGTCACCCTACCTTCGCTCTCGTCAGAGAATCCACCGTTTCGAATCCTTCCATGTCGGAAATCATTGAGAGTTTCAAGAGTTCCGGCGTGACTTTGGTATAT GGAGATCTACACGATCACGAGAGTTTGGTGAAGGCGATTAAGCAAGTGGATGTGGTCATCTCGACCGTTGGTCGCGCACAGTTCTCGGATCAAGTCAAGATCATTGCCgccatcaaagaagctggaaatGTCAAG AGATTCTTCCCATCAGAGTTTGGAAATGATGTGGACCGTATCCATGCGGTTGGCCCTGCAAAAACAGCATTTGGGATAAAGGCTCAAATCCGCCGCGCTATTGAGGCTGAAGGGATTCCCTACACCTACGTGTCCTCCAACTTCTTTGCTGGCTTTTTCCTTCCTAGATTATCACAGCTTGAAGCCACCGCTGCCTTTTTCGTTTCTAGATTATCACAGCCTGGAGCCACTGGTCCCCCCAGGgataaaattattattccaGGAGATGGTAATCCAAAAG CTGTTTTTAACAAGGAGGATGACATTGGCACCTATACTATTAAAGCTGTGGATGATCCTAGAACCTTGAACAAAAACCTTTACGTCAGGCCTCCTCAGAACACCTACTCATACAACGAAATTGTCTCCTTGTGGGAGAAGAAGATTGGAAAAACCCTTGAGAAGATATACGTTCCAGAGGAGCAAGTTCTGAAGAACATCCAAG AAGCCTCTGCTCCACTCAATGCAATATTATCAATCGATCACTCTGTTTTCATTAAGGGAGACCAAACCAACTTTGAGATCGAGCCATCATTTGGGGTGGAGGCTTCAGAGCTATATCCCGATGTCAAATACACAACTGTGGATGAGTTGCTCAACCAGCTTGTTTGA